The genomic DNA CTGGTAGATGAAAAAATATACATTAGGccttaaaaaggaaataaatattcTCATTCTTTTCTGATAGTCtttaatgctaatgctaaataCCAAAAGAACGAAGATGTCTTAGGATTGAGTGCTGGTACCAGGGAGGGAAAGTGGAGGGTGACAGCAGTCATAAGCCACTCCTCAGTGATCTGTTAAAGAGGTTAGAGGACTGACCTACGGTTACTCCTTCAGTGGTAGAGCGTCTCTGTGATATATAAACATCAGTGGTAGCGTCTCTGTGATATATAAACATCAGTGGTAGAGTCTCTGTGATGTATAAACATCAGTGGTAGAGCGTCTCTGTGATATATAAACATCAGTGGTAGAGTCTCTGTGATGTATAAACATCAGTGGTAGCGTCTCTGTGATGTATAAACATCAGTGGTagagtgtctctgtgatgtataaacatcagtggtagagtgtctctgtgatgtataaacatcagtggtagagtctctgtgatgtataaacatcagtggtagagtctctgtgatgtataaacatcagtggtagagtgtctctgtgatgtataaACATCAGTGGTAGAGCGTCTCTGTGATGTATAAACATCAGTGGTAGAGCGTCTCTGTGATGTATAAACATCAGTGGTAGAGTCTCTGTGATGTATAAACATCAGTGGTAGAGTCTCTGTGATGTATAAACATCAGTGGTAGAGTCTCTGTGATGTATAAACATCAGTGGTAGCGTCTCTGTGATGTATAAACATCAGTGGTAGAGTGTCTCTGTGATATATAAACATCAGTGGTAGAGTCTCTGTGATGTATAAACATCAGTGATAGAGCGTCTCTGTGATGTATAAACATCAGTGGCAGAGTCTCTGTGATGTATAAACATCAGTGGTAGAGTCTCTGTGATGTATAAACATCAGTGGTAGAGTCTCTGTGATGTATAAACATCAGTGGTAGAGTCTCTGTGATATATAAACATCAGTGGTagagtgtctctgtgatgtataaACTCTGCCTCTAAAAACACATCCCCTCTTGTTGAGTCTGTTTGTGGATGTTGCCTAAAGAACTAACCGGAGGTCTTCGCCCCAGTTGCCAGGTCTGTTCCCAGTACGGTGATGGTGAGCAGAGCGTGTGAACGGGAGCTGTGTTGGTTCATCTGCGTCCCAAACGTGATCCTGTTCCTCCGAGCCGTGGCCAGTATCTGCACAGATTTACCAAGACTGGCATGAGATTCGTTTGATTTGGCTGGTCTCTCCAAGCCCTCTGTGGGTATGCTGACACATGTCCTCCCAAAGCAGGTTTAGAGCAAAATAAAATCCATGGAGTAAGAGTAGTTCAAATAATTGCACAGCTTGGCATTAAAAAACAGATTCATCTGagacatagatacatagatgaGGTACAGAGCTGATGACAAAGGAGAAAACTTATATCCAAGAACTGCACTCAGAATTTAGTTGACCTTAGTTGATGCATTCTGACCGTGGGAGAGCCATCATCGGAGTGACAGGCAATAGACCCACAGAGCTGACATGCTCAGAAACCCCGACTCACTTTCTTAATGTGCTGAAAGCTCTTGACCTCGATGACCCTGAGGCCAGGCACGTGTAGCTGACCCGTACCATCTGGGTTTATCTTAATGTCCAGCTTCTCTCCGTCCTTACTCAGCAAATCTCTGAAAatcacaggacagagagagagagagagggagagagagagaaagagacagagagagagagagagagggagagagagagaaagagagagcgagagggagagagaaagagaaagagaaagagaaagaggaagagaaaagagagaaaaagaggtgaggtgaggtgaggtgaggtgaaaTGGTCAAAGTTCAGAGTAAGGGTGGCAGTGCTTTTGACCAGAAGACAGAGAAGTCAGAGGACTGCAGGTTGGGTCCCTGGGCAAAGTGAGACAGTTACCTGAGAACCTCATTGTAGATTTCCACTGAGCTAACGCTAACCGTGTAGCTCCACATGTCCTTTCTGTCCTCGATCTCGCTGAACAGATGTTTCAGGGCTCGTTGGTTAATGCCTGGATTCTCTACACTGCCCTGGTGAAAGACAGGAAACGTTTTTGTGAatggctgaaaaaaaatcatctgtaaAACTCATATAGTACAAATCAAATATTCTGCGTCAAGTGTTTGAAAGGTACCTCCATCGTGTAGGTCTTCCCAGATCCTGTCTGGCCGTAGGCGAAAATGCAGACGTGGTATCCATCTATACAAGAGGTGACCAGGGGTTCAATTTCTTGGAACACCTGCAAATAGAAAATTGTAAATATTCTCATATTCTGGAGAGTAAATGATCAAATTTCTTCACTGACAACCAACTATTGGTGTGGTCTTAAGCAAGACTTTTGTCACCAAGATAATTCCTGAGATGTGCAACATCCTAGACTCTAAGTCTCTATATAAACAGCTCTGGATAAGAGCATCaggtaaatatgtaaatgtcaAACCGAGGTCATGCTTGGTTCTGACCGGGTAAGGAGTTCTGACTCACCTCCTCTTGTGTTGCCTGAGGGTGGAAGACCTTGTCCAGTTCGAAAGTTCTGGCTTTACCTTTGTTCAGAACTGTTAGGGCTGACTCATTGTTTGGGTCGGTTGTCACGACGACCGCCTGACCTTCCTCATGCTGGTCCTCCTTCAGGACAGGCTTCACTCGACACAGCACGCGGATGTTGCCTGGCAACAGGAAACACCTTGCAGTTGATTCCGCGAATTTGAGAAGAATACCCAGAAAATGGAGATGCATGAATTAATCTTTTTCAGTCTTAATCTTTAATCTCTCAGTCCCTCTGCCAGCTGTACCTTTCAGCTCAACAAGCTGTTCATGATACTTCCTGCGCAGCGCCACCTCCTTCCTGTATTTTTCCAGAAGGTCTTTGTTGGCCTCTGACATCTCACAGATTGCTGCTGAAATCTGATATCACCAAGAAAGCAACTTAGACAGAGAGAACTATATCTACATTAACTCTTCAATCCTACAGAAATGGGCCAAGCCACTGGAAGGCTGTGAATTTGATTCCAAAGGATAACAGTGCAACAGTGTAATAACTGTagtgacagtgtaacagtgtaataaCCATGGTAACAGTGTAAAAAGTAACATTGTAAAACAGTGGTTACAGTGTAAACCTGAGCAGTGGCATGTTGAGGTTGCCTTCTCCTTGAGCAAGGTCATGACGGTCATGTGACCTATGTGTCTAATGATCATTGTTCAAGTTGTGTGTCGGCTAAACTACAGGTGTCATATCTAAAGCTGCAAACGGACACTTTATAGCCAGAGCCCAGTGATTCATATCTAAAGCTGCAAACGGACACTTTATAGCCAGAGCCCAGTGACACTTTATAGCCAGAGCCCAGTGACACTTTATAGCCAGAGCCCAGTGACACTTTATAGCCAGAGCCCAGTATAACCAGAGCCCAGTATAGCCAGAGCCCAGTATAGCCAGAGCCCAGTATAGCCAGAGCCCAGTATAGCCAGAGCCCAGTGATTCTGCTGACCTGTTTCTTGGCCTCAGCAATGGCAGATCCATAAAAGTCAGAGAAATTGCGAACTTGGCTGCGCAGGCTGGCGTAGTCCGTCTTCATCGAACGCAGAGTGGGAGGAAGAGCGCTCAGACGCTTCTGTAAGGCTGTCagggatgcacacacacacacacacacacacacacacacacacacacgcgcacgcacacacacaaacacaaacacacaagcacacacatgcaaagcaCACGCATTTTTGGTCAGTTCCTCCCATTCATCCACAATCAGTATGACTGAAAATACGTCATGAACATATCCAGCTGGATCACAGTCTGGCGTGTATGGTGGTCTCTCTGGACCAGGGTTAAGGACTGGTGCTCACTCCTGAACTGGTCCTGCAGGTCGTGCAGGTGCTCCTCTGAGCAGCTGGCAGCTGCTTTTACAGCTtcatctttcttctcctccagatGACCGATCTCCTTCAGCAACTCCTCACGAAGCGTCCCgatctctctctcatacgcaGCAATCTGCACGGACAACACGTCACCTCATCGCTGTCAGACTCAACAGGAATACCGTCATTCTCTGTTCTACATAACCTGAGCAATTAGGATAGACTCAGTCTGAGGAAATTATCatttcagaaacacaaataGTGAAGCTGAAAATCACTGATGAGCAGCTGAGTCTGTGAAGAAAtatctctttgattttttttttttaatttaaggtAATGTCATTCCTCAAATTCTTATCTGAGAACATGTTGGGCTGCAGTGTGAGAAAATAATTTGCCATTTGGAATTTAGAGCAACATTTAAACCAGTAATAACATTTCATCTTGCACATCCACTCTTAATTATTGTCACCTTATGCTGTAGATTACAGCTGACTTCATCTGAGCGTCTGATTTGTTCCTCCAGTCGTTTGCATCTCTCACTTCGACTGGACAGCTTCTCGGCCAATCGTGCGTTCTTCTCTCTAGCTTCAGCCAATTGCCTTAGAGTCCCAGGTGACTCCACCTCCACAGTCTGGGGGGAAGAACACACAAAATGAGCACaatttacacatattttttaACCCCAGAAATCTGTCTTCATCCTACCGATAGTTAAGGGCATTCTGATTATTAAATTCTACCTGTGCTATGAAGTTTATGGTTTTGCTGAAATTTTTCGTTTTCCTTGCGTTCTTTTTCCTTGCGTGTAAAATGGCTGTTCTTACTTTGACCTGCGGCTCCTTGCTCCGTTCTTTGTCCAGCTCCAGCTGCagctccttcactctctcctctcgtctcctcagctcctctcctctcctccactcggACTGCTCGTTCTGCCGCTCCAGACGAGACAGCTGCTCCACCCGCTGCTGCAGGGAGGCCTCCAGCTGCACGACACGGCTGCGTAAATTCTCATTCTCCTGCAGGAGGCGCAGAATCACAGCCAGAACTTAGAGTCACAGCCAggagagtcacagtcagagagagaggcaaagtcATGATGGACATTACATTGTACTCAACTACAAAACTGCAAAAAGTCATGATGGACATTACATTGTACTCAactacaaaactacaaaaaGTCATGATGGACATTACATTGTACTCAactacaaaactacaaaaaGTCATGATGGACATTACATTGTACTCAactacaaaactacaaaaaGTCATGAGTCATGATGGACATTACATTGTACTCAactacaaaactacaaaaaGTCATGATGGACATTACATTGTACTCAactacaaaactacaaaaaGTCATGAAGGACATTACATTGTACTCAACTACAAAACTACAGAAAGTCATGATGGACATTACATTGTACTCAactacaaaactacaaaaaGTCATGATGGACATTACATTGTACTCAactacaaaactacaaaaaGTCATGAAGGACATTACATTGTACTCAactacaaaactacaaaaaGTCATGATGGACATTACATCATACTAAACTACAAAAAGCTTGAGGTCGGGGTCTCATTCAGTTCAGACAGTTCAACATGCTCTTGCAATGTAATGTACTGCAGCATTGTGCCAAAGTAAATTCCTGtactggttctggttctggttctgtgtCTGACCTTAATGAGCACAGTGCTGGACTGAGAGGGAATGACAGACAGCTGCTGCAGGAGACCCTGAGTCATCGACAGGCTGTGTTTCAGACTCTCGTTCTCTGCCGACAAGCACAGCACTCGTTTTTCAGAGTCTGTCGCTccctgaggaggagagaaaaaaaaaacctctagaTAAAGTTCAGCTGTCCTGAACAGACACAGAACTTGGACAGCAGCTATACACTGGAGCACCTGCAGTCCCAGATATAAACGTGGGTCAGAGATTGTTTGAGTTGTGCTTGTACTCTTTGTCTCCAGGGTGTAGTACAAATGGTGCGGTATTGCCGGGACTAAAATAGAGATGAACAGATTTTTGAAACGCTTACCGACGCAACTCTGAGTTTGGACagctcttcctccctctcctcaatGCAGCTCTTCAGCTCATCAATctgggacagacacagagaagagcttCTATCGTTActttagagatagagagagagagaaagagagacagagagagagagaaagagagacagaaagagagagagagagagagagaagggaagagagagagagagagagagagagaggagagagagagagagagagagagagaggaaaatgactgAATAGACCGActgaagcaggagagagaggaggaggcagtACCTGTTGTTGGAAGGCCTGTACTTTGCTGTgtttgtcctgttctctctgttctagCTGAGAGTGTAACAGACGCAGTTCTCCTCTCAGCTGGGTCCTCTCTCCCTGAAGCCCACACAGGGACTGGACCAACTTATGcagccctgcacacacacacacacacacacacacatcatcatcatcatcatcatcaccattatcGTAAGCAAGCCCCTGTCTCATTCTCATGAGGCtaaatttgttttggtttattagTTTATTATTAGAGCAGCCTGGGATGAGCTGAATGATTCTTTGAGAAAGTGAATCGAGAAAGTGTCCACAACGGTATCATCAGCAGGATTCTCGGGGTCATCAtgaaggaggggaggggggcgcTCTTAGGCAAAAGGTTTGAGACCATTGAAATGGATAAATTGGGATCTATTACAGATCTTCCAAAAGCCCTCCAAAAGGCTCACATCTCTACTCCACAAATGATTTCATAATAACTCTCAAATCCATCTAACACCAATCTTAAAAATAAGACCTCATTTTTAAGGGCTGTAAGTCCGGCTGTTTAAAAGTCCATACACAAGAGACACAAAAGCCTAAATGATATGTCTACATTTATTCAAGGTAACCCTAATGTTTACAGAAAAGTCTTTATAAAATATACATCTCCAAGGATTGTTCATGAGAGATGACATATCCTCATAGTCCTGCTGGAGTTATGGATGATCTGACCCGTTTCAGTCCACCTTCAGCctgacagtgttttaaaattcGGTGTTTAATTTTATAAGCTTTTCTCTGTCACCCAAACCTTACTTCACATTTCTCAGGGCTCAGACAAACTTAAACaaatttttaatcagttttccTGGCGTTAAATATTTATGCATCCCTGTCACTAAAGCTTCACTTTGTTAAGTTGTGCTCTAATTTCTCAGGCAGTAATTGGGGGATGTATTGTCACTCTCTGGGGATGAGGAACATGACTGGTGGGGAGGTGGGATGGGGGCGGGCTAAACAAAGGGGACAAATGGGAacgcaagagagagagctggtgtTTCCAGAAGTGAAAACGTGAGGCAGGAGAAACGTGACGAACTGCAGGTTCACCCCCCCAGTAAACCAGACCAGTTTCATTATTCAAAATACAGcttttacatttactttactgtaacacttttcatttttaacatgacAAAATTAAGACAAAATCCGccacacatcaaaacacacaagttATAGTGGGTTTGTACAAATCacagacaaatatatatatatatatatacacacacacacatacatacatacgggTGTGTatttctatatatatgtgttagATTTAGGTAGTGAACTGTTTCCAGACATGCAAAAACTCTAAAACAGAACTGGTTACACTGATCATACTGAATCAGAACCATAAAGCTTTGGATTTGAAACAGAAATTCCTGGTCTGGCTTCTGAGCACAGCGTCCTTGTTTTCTTCCGGAAAAGCCACGCATTCAGGGCatcatccatccattctcttCCCCTTAATGGAGAGCTGACCTGACCTAAAGCTACAGGGCTATTTATATTGCTACACAAGCGCACGTGAGCGCTAGCATGTGCCGGCGTTTGTAAACGCTGCCGTGTTAAGAGCTCACTCCTAACCACTCACgatgttttattcattctgtAGCGTCACGGAGTCGCTGGACGAGTGCCACCGAATCGCACCATCCCAACGACTATTTTTACAACACGGAGAATGAGAGCTGGTCATTGCCCCAGGATCCTCCATCTCTCACACGCATACTCACCCGCATCACACGCCGTACCGGCTTCATTACCTTCAGTCGTCTGATACATTTACCAGGGGCTGCACTGACATGTGTCAAACAGATATCTTAAGCTTTTATCGCTGCTTGAAAAATGTATGAGGACATGACTATGACGGACCGTGTATGATGTACACACTCTTCATCAAGAAATCAGGGAATGTCCTGCGTAATTCTGTGTGTCCTACAATttgacagccccccccccccccccccccccgcgtaAAATATCCTGAATTAGCTGAATGCTCGCTTACTGTTAAGAGTTATTGTTCCTGTAACCTTGACTAGGCTGCTGTGCGCTAGATTGCGTTGGCATTCATTCTGCTGAGAATGAGTCATAAAAAGACTCAATTCGTCCAAAATGATCTCAGAGTTAGTGATTTAGGGAATTTGCTGTGTAGGTCTTTAAGTACAGACAGTAAACCTGTAGTTTTGAAGATAATTTTGCAGTTACTCTAAAGAGAAAAGCCCATATTTGGTATGCGGTGAGGCAGAATTAGAGCACGGTCTAAATGACCCTGTTTAACTGTAAAATAGGACAATACGAGAACCTccctaccaaaaaaaaaaagctctcataATTCCACTAAATTAGTTATTCACACCAAAGGCGTACCCAAACACCGTCCATTACTTAAAATACATATGTCTAAATTATGTATATTCTGTTATTGCTTAAGGGTAGAACAACATGTGTATATCAAACACATCTTAAGAGTGAGTATACATTTCGTATGGATTTAAGATAAATGCAGGTCTACAGACCTGTACCTTAAGATGTTATCATATCACATCTGATGACTACAACCCTCATTCAAAGccacagtatcacacacacgcacacacacgcacacacacacgcacgcacacacacacacacacacacacaaagagagagcgtgtgaaCAGACTGGCTAAGACCAAAGCCAGAGCTAGACGCACTGGTGCAGAGCATCTGGTAAAAATCAgatctgcagaaaaaaaaacacaggtccCTAAACAGATCTGAGGTCATCACCAGCTGCTGTCCCTCCTGACCATCTCTGACTCTGCATCAGTCTACACCAACGCCCTCAGAGATCTGACCAAGGAGCAGCGTTGCCAGGGGCGACCGACCTGACGGGCAGTGCTGTGCTTCAGTCGCTGACCCGGTCGTTTGAATGGGCTCCAGCGTTCGGATTTTAACAGCTTGTGGTCAGTCTTGAAAGATTAATCTCTTAAAGATTAATCTGTTAAATTAGATGCGCTGACGGAATCTGTCTGCTCACTCTGACGGTCCCCACATAACCCAAACCCAAATCCtcacaacaaacagaaacatcaccAATGTCCAGCCAGTGTGTGGCTCATACTCTGACAATGTTCAGCCAACATAGAGCCAACGTTTAGACAACGTTCAACAAATGTAAAGCCAACGTTTAGACAACTTTCAGCCAGCGCACGTCcacagcatcagcagcagctcTCAGCCAAACCACTACCTCACATTTGACATTCAAAGCTTTTAGGCAAAAGCTAAAGAAATTCGCCAGGGAGAGaagtcactgtctctcttctaAACATTTAGTCCCTTTACTGCCCTCCCCTTACGTTTTTTCATCTCATCCAACCCGTCTCACTCTCGTcatacacacccccccccacccctgtgCCGAGCCACGCCCCGCCCTGTAGCGCTCTCTCACCGTCGTGCTCATGCGTGGTGGGGCTCTGTTGCTGGGCGATGACCTCCTCCAGACTGGTGATGACGGCGTTCTTGTCTCTGAGCCGCTGGCGGTAAGAAGCACGCAGGGCTTTCATCTGACGACGGTGCTGGACGCGGTGTCTGCGCAGCTGCAGACGGTACTGTTCCgcctgctgctgcagctgctgcaggTGAGAGTAATGCTCCAGGAAACTCAACAGGTGCGACATCACCGTAACCAGCGGAGACTCTGTCACCTAGGCAACGAGAGAGGTTTCCCATTTTGGACAGGACAAGGTTCCATTTTGTGCTGCACTCCTCATGTATTATGAGTTGAAGCATTTAATGAACTCATCAGAGGGCGTGAGCTTGAatcactctgtttctgtgtgtgtcttgacactcatgtcttttctgtgtgaccGGTTTTGGTTTATTATGCCTGTTGCACTGCATGGCTGTTACTGTGCCCTGATGTCACTTTGAAAGGCCTGTAGACCAGATGTCTTTTCATCGCTGAAGGTTTCAGCCCCAGTCACGGCTCACAGGACTTTATTATcaccacccctcctctctccctcctcagacCTGGGCTGTCGGCAACAGCCTGTACCTGTGCTGTTCACATACTGCTGCATGAGGAGTATGTGCTAACGGACCAAACATGACTGTAGATAAGGCAGTCTGCCGTGATGTCTGGGGAAGATTAGTTACGCTGTTTCACTGTCTATTGTCTGTCACGGTGCACAGCCGTGCTTCTGAATATAACCCTCAGACAACTATGTCACgtctgttacagtgaatgtAAACTATGTAACGCAGTTGTGTGACTGTAGTCTACTGCAGTTACAGTGAATGTAAACTATGTAACTCAGTTGTGTGACTGTAGTCTACTGCAGTTACAGTGAATGTAAACTATGTAACGCAGTTGTGTGACTGTAGTCTACTGCAGTTACAGTGAATGTAAACTATGTAACGCAGTTGTGTGACTGTAGTCTACTGCAGTTACAGTGAATGTAAACTATGTAATGCAGTTGTGTGACTGTAGTCTACTGCAGTGACAGTGAATGTAAACTATGTAATGCAGTTGTGTGACTGTAGTCTACTGCAGTTACAGTGTAGTTATAAGCACAGAAGGAAAAGCGTTGGTTTTCTGTTGGCAGTGCTGTGGCGAGATGGCAGGTAAGGACAGTGTAAATAAAAGTCTTTCACCTTCTCTCCTGTGTCCGTGTGGGTGCTGGACGCTcgcctcttctctgtctcctgtttaAAGGACAGGAAAGCCGCCAGGGGAGTCTTCGCTGGGACGCCCACGtcttcatcatcaacatcatcctCATCACTCAGAGAGAGGCTGTCGCTGTCACTACTGCtgcctgcacaaacacacagcagttgtGCAAGAGATGTGTGATGAAAGgtgtttaggttttttttgccatttttttgtgattctttgcttttctgctgggtttttttctgctgatATCTTTCATATTTATTGAGAGACACTCACTTGTGTCACTCAGTTGGCCACACCCCCTTTTTCTCAACCTGGGAGTGCAACCATCCTTCCTCTTGCtctttgtttccatggaaacatggCTGGGCTCCTGATCCTAcccgaggagagagagagagagagagagagagagagattacgtGAGAAGAAtgtgatttgggggggggggggcaaggagTCCATGGCAGTGGTGTGAACAGTAATGAGATGAGCGATTCTGCTGGAATGACAGTTCCTCAGCCTCAGTATTGTCCTGCCCTGTTACAGCAGTATACGTACATCAAACAACAATATGTCCATGGGTTTATCTGTCCAACATGTCTGCCCTGTTACAGTGGTATACTTATATCAAACTACAACATGTCCATGGGTTTATCTGTCCAACATGTCTGCCCTGTTACAGCAGTATACTTATATCAAACTACAATATGTCCATGGGTTTATCTGTCCAACACGTCTGCAGTATCCATCAACATGGTTATTTAAGCGTTTGGCTAAAGCAACCACAGATAACATAAGAGGAGAGACATATTAATCAACATGTCAACATGCAACTATAATTATAATAGAACATGCAACATACAACAAGCAATTTGTTTTAAACTACAAACTGAGCAGATTTCATTTTGTAGAAAATCCTCATTGAACAAGGAAGACCACAAgagccaagtgtgtgtgtacatatatatatgtgtgtgtgtgtgtgcatgtgtgtgtgtgtgtgtgtgtgtgtgcacgcgtgtgtgggggggtttAATGGCCAGACATACCTTGGGGGAGCTCCCGCATGCCCCCTCCAGTtcagcctcctcctctttcttaaACACCGTGTAAAAGATGTAAACGAGTAGAGAGTAGAAGGCATACATCTCTCCACGCCggtctcttatacacacacacacactcacacacacacactcacacgctgtcacacacactcactgtcactgcaTCCCTGCTCCTGGcaccctgtaacacacacagacaagcctGGCTAAAATCTCCTGTGTAATCTACCATGTCTTAATCCTGTTTAACGGGGACCATGTCCCGTGTGAATGATACAAACTGCCAATAAAAATGATAAGATCAGGAATGTGGGGATGCTTTAGTGCAGTCTGTATCTGTAAagtcacacattctctctctctctctctctccctcgctctctctctctctctctgtctctgtctctgtctctctctctgtctctctctctctctctctgtctctgtctctctctgtctctctctctctctctctgtctctctctctgtctctctctctctctctctgtctctctctctctctctgtctctctctgtctctctgtctctctctctctgtctctctctctctgtggctgtgccGGGGTGCAGCTCCCACATCCAAAGCTTTAACAGATGACTCTGTTAGGAGAAATCTCACCAGCCTGTCCGTGACCTCCTGAAGGTGAGATCAGTCTTCTCTCTTCCAGCAGCATGTCAACACCACCGCACTTCCCAACCAGCACTGCCGTCTGCAGCTGGATCCCACACCAGCCTCGATTCCTCTAaagctctctctcgctctccctctctctcgctctctctctgctccccctctctctctctcgtgctctctctgctccccctctctctctctccctctctctttgctctccctctctctctctcgctctctctctgctccccccctctctctctcgcgctctctctgctccccctctctctctgcagctgtaGTGGGCATGCTCAGTTGCTGCTCTGTCCTGCGGAGGCTGAGCAGGACTGATGGAGACTGGTCTGACAGTATTGTCCTGACCTGTCAGGTACCAgtctctgttcacacactgagaaaagcCAGGACTCCACACACCTGCTCCCTGTAACCCTGACACAGGCTTTGATAGCGGGTTGACTGGAGTAGAACGGGTGAGTGTGTTATATTTTACCATTATCAGTCACTTTTATTACAGTGCAAGAAGTACTGCTTACCAGCAGTAAACCCTTCATTTCAAAAAACCTGAATCTCCAGTCAAATGCTGTTCTAAGACTCACCACATGTAAACGAAGTAATTAATGAATTAGGGTGGTTTGGCAAACCTAATGTAAATTAAGGCAGGTTAAACCTAATGTAACTTA from Chanos chanos chromosome 8, fChaCha1.1, whole genome shotgun sequence includes the following:
- the LOC115819135 gene encoding kinesin-like protein KIFC3; its protein translation is MYAFYSLLVYIFYTVFKKEEEAELEGACGSSPKEPSHVSMETKSKRKDGCTPRLRKRGCGQLSDTSSSSDSDSLSLSDEDDVDDEDVGVPAKTPLAAFLSFKQETEKRRASSTHTDTGEKVTESPLVTVMSHLLSFLEHYSHLQQLQQQAEQYRLQLRRHRVQHRRQMKALRASYRQRLRDKNAVITSLEEVIAQQQSPTTHEHDGERALQGGAWLGLHKLVQSLCGLQGERTQLRGELRLLHSQLEQREQDKHSKVQAFQQQIDELKSCIEEREEELSKLRVASGATDSEKRVLCLSAENESLKHSLSMTQGLLQQLSVIPSQSSTVLIKENENLRSRVVQLEASLQQRVEQLSRLERQNEQSEWRRGEELRRREERVKELQLELDKERSKEPQVKVRTQTVEVESPGTLRQLAEAREKNARLAEKLSSRSERCKRLEEQIRRSDEVSCNLQHKIAAYEREIGTLREELLKEIGHLEEKKDEAVKAAASCSEEHLHDLQDQFRTLQKRLSALPPTLRSMKTDYASLRSQVRNFSDFYGSAIAEAKKQISAAICEMSEANKDLLEKYRKEVALRRKYHEQLVELKGNIRVLCRVKPVLKEDQHEEGQAVVVTTDPNNESALTVLNKGKARTFELDKVFHPQATQEEVFQEIEPLVTSCIDGYHVCIFAYGQTGSGKTYTMEGSVENPGINQRALKHLFSEIEDRKDMWSYTVSVSSVEIYNEVLRDLLSKDGEKLDIKINPDGTGQLHVPGLRVIEVKSFQHIKKILATARRNRITFGTQMNQHSSRSHALLTITVLGTDLATGAKTSGKLNLVDLAGSERVWKSGAEGERLKEAQNINRSLLALGDVIQALRGRQTHIPFRNSRLTYLLQDSLGKGNKTAMVVQVSALESNVGETLCSLKFAQRVCKVELGPAARKIESGGVHGENCS